The Sinomonas sp. P10A9 genome includes a window with the following:
- a CDS encoding diacylglycerol/lipid kinase family protein, which translates to MRGWIFAGTVAAAGGVAVASWWGVRRLQEQHARSAVAEPAIAPPPGPQQVAVVLNPVKERAHEARMLIEAACRGAGWPQPLVFTTTKADPGHTAARRAVDAGADVVIPCGGDGTVRVVAEVLAGTDTAIGLVPLGTGNLLARNLDLDVTRLSQCVYTAIFGRQRRIDTGTMRLSAPDGQTSEHTFLVIAGVGMDAEILNDTSEDLKRVVGWMAYTEAGIRHMPGQRRRRVEISLDDGDFQSRRVRSVLFANCSKLPGGVDFIPGSYLDDGALDIAIMSPRSLIGWIAMYVKIMVQHKRQLPVMQFYKARKVSIRVPEPIQAQADGDVVGPATQVDVEVRPASLLVRVS; encoded by the coding sequence ATGCGCGGTTGGATCTTTGCGGGTACCGTTGCCGCAGCTGGGGGCGTTGCCGTCGCCAGCTGGTGGGGTGTGCGTCGGCTCCAAGAGCAGCACGCCCGCTCGGCGGTGGCGGAGCCCGCCATCGCTCCCCCACCCGGGCCCCAGCAGGTAGCCGTTGTGCTCAATCCGGTCAAAGAGCGTGCTCACGAGGCGCGGATGCTCATCGAGGCGGCCTGCCGCGGCGCGGGCTGGCCCCAGCCGCTCGTCTTCACCACCACGAAGGCAGATCCCGGCCACACCGCGGCACGACGGGCCGTCGACGCGGGCGCCGACGTCGTCATCCCCTGCGGCGGCGACGGCACCGTCCGCGTGGTCGCGGAGGTCCTGGCCGGGACGGACACGGCGATCGGGCTCGTTCCGCTCGGCACGGGCAACCTCCTGGCCCGCAACCTCGACCTCGACGTCACGCGCCTCTCGCAGTGCGTCTACACGGCGATCTTCGGCCGCCAACGGCGCATCGACACGGGCACCATGAGGCTCAGTGCCCCGGACGGCCAGACCTCCGAGCACACGTTCCTCGTGATCGCCGGCGTGGGGATGGACGCCGAGATCCTCAACGACACGAGCGAGGACCTCAAGCGCGTGGTCGGCTGGATGGCGTACACGGAGGCGGGGATCCGGCACATGCCGGGCCAGCGGCGCCGCCGCGTGGAGATCTCGCTGGACGACGGCGACTTCCAGTCCCGCCGGGTCCGCAGCGTCCTGTTTGCGAACTGCTCCAAGCTCCCGGGCGGCGTGGACTTCATCCCCGGCTCGTACCTTGACGACGGCGCCCTCGACATCGCGATCATGAGCCCCCGCAGCCTCATCGGCTGGATCGCGATGTACGTGAAGATCATGGTCCAGCACAAGCGCCAGCTGCCGGTCATGCAGTTCTACAAGGCCCGCAAGGTCTCCATCCGCGTCCCCGAACCGATCCAGGCGCAGGCCGACGGCGACGTCGTGGGCCCCGCGACCCAGGTGGACGTCGAAGTGCGCCCTGCGAGCCTGCTCGTGCGGGTCAGCTGA
- the serS gene encoding serine--tRNA ligase, with protein sequence MIDVKDLTENPEKYRASQRARGADEALVDSIISADVRRRASLTEYETLRAGQNAFGKKVAAAKGEEKQALLAEVKDLAQKVKASQASADEAQAEMDELMRIVPNLVIDGIPAGGEDDYAVVKTVGTPRDFAAEGFEPRDHLEIGELLGAIDMERGAKVSGSRFYFLRGVGARLELALLQMAMDQAIQNGFVPMITPTLVRPETMQGTGFDVKHDAEIYRLAEDDLYLTGTSEVALAGYHSDEILDLAGGPVRYAGWSSCYRREAGSHGKDTRGIIRVHQFNKVEMFVYCSPENAEAEHARLLAWEEEMLAKVELPYRVIDTAAGDLGMSAARKFDCEAWVPTQGRYRELTSTSNCTGFQARRLNIRERVLDGDGSPRGTRAVATLNGTLATTRWIVAILEHHQNADGSVTVPAALRPYLGGLEVLPVL encoded by the coding sequence GTGATCGACGTCAAGGACCTTACTGAGAACCCCGAGAAGTACCGTGCCAGCCAGCGTGCCCGTGGGGCGGACGAGGCGCTCGTCGACTCGATCATCTCGGCCGACGTGCGGCGTCGTGCATCCTTGACCGAGTACGAGACGCTCCGCGCCGGGCAGAACGCCTTCGGCAAGAAGGTCGCGGCCGCGAAGGGCGAGGAGAAGCAGGCCCTTCTGGCCGAGGTCAAGGACCTCGCCCAGAAGGTCAAGGCATCCCAGGCATCCGCTGACGAGGCGCAGGCCGAGATGGACGAGCTCATGCGCATCGTGCCGAATCTCGTCATCGACGGCATTCCGGCAGGTGGCGAGGACGACTACGCCGTGGTCAAGACCGTCGGCACCCCGCGCGATTTCGCCGCCGAGGGCTTCGAGCCGCGCGACCATCTCGAGATCGGCGAGCTGCTCGGCGCGATCGACATGGAGCGCGGCGCCAAGGTCTCCGGTTCCCGGTTCTACTTCCTGCGCGGCGTCGGAGCGCGACTCGAGCTCGCGCTGCTGCAGATGGCCATGGACCAGGCCATCCAGAACGGCTTCGTCCCCATGATCACCCCGACCCTCGTGCGCCCGGAGACGATGCAGGGCACGGGCTTCGACGTCAAGCACGACGCCGAGATCTACCGCCTCGCCGAGGACGACCTCTACCTCACGGGCACCTCCGAAGTGGCCCTCGCGGGGTACCACTCGGACGAGATCCTCGACCTTGCGGGCGGTCCCGTGCGGTATGCCGGCTGGTCCTCGTGCTACCGCCGCGAGGCCGGGTCGCATGGCAAGGACACCCGCGGGATCATCCGCGTGCATCAGTTCAACAAGGTTGAGATGTTCGTCTACTGCTCCCCGGAGAACGCCGAGGCGGAGCACGCCCGGCTGCTCGCGTGGGAAGAGGAGATGCTCGCCAAGGTCGAGCTGCCCTACCGCGTCATCGACACCGCCGCCGGCGACCTCGGCATGAGCGCCGCCCGCAAGTTCGACTGCGAGGCCTGGGTCCCGACCCAGGGCCGCTACCGAGAGCTCACCTCGACCTCGAATTGCACGGGCTTCCAGGCGCGCCGGCTCAACATCCGCGAGCGGGTGCTCGACGGCGATGGGTCGCCCCGTGGGACCCGTGCCGTCGCGACACTCAACGGCACGCTTGCCACGACCCGCTGGATCGTGGCCATCCTCGAGCACCATCAGAATGCCGACGGCTCCGTCACTGTCCCGGCGGCCCTGCGCCCGTACCTCGGCGGCCTCGAGGTCCTTCCGGTCCTGTAG